The following proteins are encoded in a genomic region of Coleofasciculus sp. FACHB-T130:
- the psbE gene encoding cytochrome b559 subunit alpha produces MAGTTGERPFSDIITSVRYWVIHSITIPALFIAGWLFVSTGLAYDAFGTPRPNEYYTQTRQEVPIVQDRFESKQQIEDFIK; encoded by the coding sequence ATGGCTGGTACAACTGGAGAGCGTCCATTTTCGGACATTATTACAAGCGTTCGTTACTGGGTAATTCACAGCATCACCATCCCTGCATTATTTATTGCAGGCTGGCTATTTGTTAGCACAGGTCTTGCATACGATGCCTTTGGGACACCCCGCCCCAACGAGTATTACACCCAAACTCGGCAGGAAGTGCCGATTGTTCAAGATCGCTTTGAATCCAAGCAACAAATCGAGGATTTTATAAAATAA
- a CDS encoding photosystem II reaction center protein J: protein MSGSGRIPLWIVATVAGLGAIAVLGVFFYGAYAGLGSSL from the coding sequence GTGTCTGGAAGTGGAAGAATCCCGTTGTGGATTGTAGCTACCGTCGCTGGTCTGGGCGCGATCGCTGTGCTAGGTGTTTTCTTCTATGGTGCCTACGCTGGTCTAGGCTCCTCTTTGTAG
- a CDS encoding NAD(P)H-quinone oxidoreductase subunit J has product MAEAESPAESSGEPQAESQIVEAGKVSLWLKENGFEHQELERDRSDVEIIKVDRDFLIPIATALYAYGFNYLQCQGGYDAGPGEHLVSFYHLIQVSDNADRPEELRLKVFLPRDDARVPSVYWIWKTADWQEREAFDMYGIVYEGHPNLKRLLMPEDWVGYPLRKDYVSPDFYELQDAY; this is encoded by the coding sequence GTGGCTGAAGCAGAATCTCCAGCAGAATCTTCAGGGGAACCCCAAGCAGAATCCCAAATTGTGGAAGCGGGTAAGGTTTCCCTTTGGTTGAAGGAAAACGGTTTTGAGCATCAGGAACTAGAACGCGATCGCAGTGATGTTGAGATCATCAAAGTTGACCGGGACTTCTTGATTCCGATTGCTACAGCTCTCTACGCTTACGGATTTAACTACCTCCAGTGTCAAGGTGGCTATGATGCGGGGCCAGGAGAGCATTTGGTCAGCTTCTATCATCTAATCCAGGTGAGCGACAATGCTGACAGACCAGAGGAACTGCGGCTGAAGGTGTTTTTGCCGCGAGATGACGCTAGAGTTCCTTCGGTGTATTGGATTTGGAAGACGGCAGACTGGCAAGAGCGGGAAGCTTTTGATATGTATGGCATCGTCTATGAAGGACACCCGAACCTGAAGCGGCTTTTGATGCCGGAAGATTGGGTGGGCTATCCGTTGCGGAAGGATTATGTGTCGCCTGATTTCTACGAGTTGCAGGATGCTTATTGA
- the psbF gene encoding cytochrome b559 subunit beta, whose protein sequence is MTTNTPNQPVSYPIFTVRWLAVHTLAVPTIFFLGAIASMQFIQR, encoded by the coding sequence ATGACTACTAATACGCCCAATCAGCCAGTTTCATATCCCATTTTTACCGTTAGATGGCTAGCGGTTCATACGCTGGCTGTCCCAACAATCTTTTTCTTGGGCGCGATCGCTTCTATGCAATTTATTCAACGATAG
- a CDS encoding rubredoxin, whose amino-acid sequence MSNQAVDAQPLDRYECRACGYIYEPTKGDSKSNVPSGTSFEELPIDWRCPICGVRKTQFQNIGVVGSPSGFKENLSYGLGVNRLTPGQKNLLIFGALALGFLFFISLYGLQ is encoded by the coding sequence ATGAGCAATCAAGCCGTCGATGCCCAACCACTAGATCGCTATGAATGTCGCGCCTGTGGCTACATTTATGAGCCGACTAAAGGTGATAGTAAGAGTAACGTTCCCTCAGGGACATCCTTTGAAGAATTGCCAATAGATTGGCGCTGTCCAATTTGTGGGGTGCGAAAAACACAGTTTCAAAACATTGGCGTTGTAGGCTCCCCCTCTGGATTCAAGGAAAATCTGAGCTATGGTCTAGGCGTTAACCGTTTAACCCCAGGACAGAAGAATCTTCTCATTTTTGGGGCATTAGCCTTGGGCTTCTTGTTCTTTATCAGTCTCTATGGTTTGCAATAA
- the ndhC gene encoding photosynthetic/respiratory NAD(P)H-quinone oxidoreductase subunit C has product MFVLSGYEYFLGFLLASSLVPILALTASKLLRPSGSSPERRTTYESGMEPIGGAWIQFNIRYYMFALVFVIFDVETVFLYPWAVAFNRLGVLAFIEALVFIAILVVALVYAWRKGALEWS; this is encoded by the coding sequence GTGTTTGTCCTCAGTGGGTATGAGTATTTTTTAGGCTTCTTGCTAGCTTCCAGTCTGGTGCCGATTTTGGCGCTGACTGCCTCCAAGCTCCTGCGGCCCAGTGGTAGTAGTCCAGAGCGGCGCACCACTTACGAATCTGGCATGGAACCGATTGGGGGAGCCTGGATTCAGTTCAACATCCGCTATTACATGTTTGCGCTGGTTTTCGTCATTTTTGATGTTGAAACTGTTTTCCTGTATCCGTGGGCCGTTGCCTTCAATCGTCTAGGTGTACTGGCGTTTATTGAAGCTTTGGTCTTTATTGCAATTCTTGTAGTTGCTCTTGTTTATGCGTGGCGCAAAGGAGCCTTGGAATGGTCATGA
- the psaI gene encoding photosystem I reaction center subunit VIII has translation MGASFLPSILVPLTGLIFPAVAMAFLFLYIEHEDPTGI, from the coding sequence ATGGGAGCTTCATTCTTACCCTCAATCCTAGTGCCTCTAACTGGCTTGATCTTCCCGGCTGTCGCAATGGCCTTCTTGTTTCTTTACATTGAACACGAAGATCCAACGGGAATTTAA
- a CDS encoding photosystem II reaction center protein L, whose amino-acid sequence MPERSPNPNNQPVELNRTSLYLGLLLVFVLGILFSSYFFN is encoded by the coding sequence ATGCCAGAACGGAGTCCAAATCCCAATAATCAACCAGTTGAGTTAAACCGTACTTCTCTTTACTTGGGCTTGCTACTGGTTTTTGTCCTTGGTATCCTGTTTTCCAGTTATTTCTTTAACTAA
- a CDS encoding NADH dehydrogenase subunit K has protein sequence MKSNGNSDIAAFEAQQKEKILNPIERPSVTQELSENVILTTVDDLYNWSRLSSLWPLLFGTACCFIEVAAMIGSRFDFDRFGLVPRSSPRQADLIITAGTINMKMAPALVRLYEQMPDPKYVIAMGACTITGGMFSADSPTAVRGVDKLIPVDVYLPGCPPRPEAIMDAIIKLRKKIGNDSIQERDQFQQIHRYYSTTHKMQAVETIHDGKYLQLATRQTPPQELAAATGMPVAPALLTAEKQEERRG, from the coding sequence ATGAAATCTAACGGTAACAGTGATATTGCTGCCTTTGAGGCGCAGCAGAAAGAGAAGATCCTTAACCCGATTGAGCGACCTTCTGTTACTCAAGAACTTTCTGAAAATGTCATCCTGACAACGGTTGACGACCTTTACAACTGGTCGCGGCTTTCCAGCCTGTGGCCTCTGTTGTTTGGAACCGCCTGCTGCTTCATTGAAGTGGCGGCGATGATTGGCTCCCGATTTGACTTTGACAGATTTGGTCTAGTTCCCCGTTCTAGCCCTCGGCAAGCAGATTTAATTATTACTGCTGGCACGATTAACATGAAGATGGCACCGGCTCTGGTGCGCCTTTATGAGCAGATGCCAGATCCCAAGTACGTGATTGCAATGGGAGCCTGCACGATTACTGGCGGGATGTTCAGCGCTGATTCCCCGACTGCGGTGCGGGGTGTGGATAAGCTGATTCCTGTCGATGTCTATTTGCCTGGATGTCCCCCACGTCCGGAAGCGATCATGGATGCGATCATTAAACTGCGGAAGAAAATCGGGAACGATTCTATCCAAGAGCGGGATCAGTTTCAGCAAATCCATCGCTATTACAGCACCACTCACAAGATGCAAGCTGTAGAAACCATCCACGATGGCAAGTATTTACAGTTGGCAACTCGCCAAACTCCGCCGCAAGAGCTGGCGGCAGCGACGGGTATGCCTGTAGCACCAGCACTGTTGACGGCAGAAAAACAGGAGGAACGTCGTGGCTGA
- a CDS encoding photosynthesis system II assembly factor Ycf48 gives MNLFVRKLKQIAILLAVVLFCASCSQVPSVSNSPWHAISLPTQANLQDLAFTGDPNHGWVVGSDSTLLETTDGGKTWESRNLELGDRQYRFTGVSFADQEGWITGEPSILLHTTDGGKSWTRIALSNKLPGAPNKIVALGPNSAEMSTNVGAIYRTQDAGQTWRAMVQEAVGVVRNMSRSPDGKYVAVSAKGNFYSTWEPGLDAWVPHNRNSSRRVENMGFAQDGRLWMLARGGQLQFSNPEKTDEWEEAQYPEVSTSWGLLDLAYRTPEEVWVTGGSGNLLRSLDGGKTWEKAREIEDIPSNLYRIMFLTPQQGFIIGQRGVLLKYEGSSQAA, from the coding sequence ATGAATTTATTTGTGAGAAAGCTGAAACAAATTGCAATATTGTTGGCAGTTGTCCTCTTTTGCGCCAGTTGCAGTCAAGTTCCTTCGGTGAGCAACAGCCCCTGGCACGCCATTTCTCTACCAACACAGGCAAACTTACAGGATCTCGCTTTTACGGGCGACCCCAATCATGGCTGGGTTGTGGGGAGTGACTCCACACTGTTGGAGACAACGGATGGCGGCAAGACTTGGGAGTCTAGAAACCTGGAACTGGGAGATCGGCAATACCGCTTTACTGGCGTGAGTTTTGCCGATCAAGAAGGCTGGATTACAGGCGAACCCTCTATCTTGCTCCACACCACAGATGGGGGAAAATCTTGGACTCGCATCGCGCTGAGTAACAAGTTACCGGGGGCACCCAATAAAATTGTGGCACTCGGTCCGAACTCCGCTGAGATGAGCACCAACGTTGGGGCAATTTATCGCACTCAAGACGCAGGACAGACTTGGAGAGCGATGGTGCAAGAAGCGGTGGGCGTTGTCCGCAATATGTCTCGCTCTCCCGATGGCAAATATGTTGCCGTGTCTGCCAAAGGTAACTTCTACTCCACTTGGGAGCCTGGTCTAGATGCCTGGGTTCCCCATAATCGGAATAGCTCCCGAAGAGTGGAGAATATGGGGTTTGCACAAGATGGTCGGCTGTGGATGCTGGCGCGGGGCGGTCAGCTACAATTTAGCAATCCGGAAAAGACAGACGAGTGGGAAGAAGCACAATACCCTGAGGTATCCACCAGTTGGGGTTTACTCGATTTGGCATACCGGACACCTGAGGAAGTTTGGGTAACAGGCGGCAGTGGAAATTTGCTGCGGAGTCTGGATGGCGGCAAAACTTGGGAAAAAGCTCGCGAGATAGAGGATATCCCTTCCAATCTTTACAGGATTATGTTTCTAACACCCCAGCAAGGATTTATCATAGGTCAGCGAGGTGTTTTGTTGAAATACGAAGGTTCGTCGCAAGCGGCTTGA